In Arachis stenosperma cultivar V10309 chromosome 1, arast.V10309.gnm1.PFL2, whole genome shotgun sequence, one DNA window encodes the following:
- the LOC130979676 gene encoding uncharacterized protein LOC130979676 — MTDEHSHAPSSTNQAEILAINKALKAKNQRISKLLRQMEHDHSKRGEHKNTENKNNNDEHTSETKHTIPKATKTTTKRTNPFTKEVMSFEMPKNFTLPSTLKSYQGIGDPNVHVTKFHAMMFMNKESNPILCRTFPTFLDGAALIWFSNLLEGSISNFDELVDQFINHFAASKIYVHNSDYLSTIKQGSNKSLKDYMTKFTEATNEIPNLNPEVHLYALKSGLCPGKFQESIVIAKPKTLAEFQEKATTQIEIEEFRALRKAEKPTPNKEEERQNRHSNSRTDQRSFRLTPKFDSYTPLNARREDIIRDILHSKLIKPPNRAGTYKDQRHVDKSKYCAFHQKYGHTIDDCIIAKDVLEKLARQGLLDNYLDGRERKRNTEDLSQPSKTNDNPGDKGKKVDNDINLPRRIINCIFGCFAGGGCTNSARKRSYRAMMTMIESNPSQPTNKNKPEISFIPKDYKANDQNLDDPVVITAQVREPLVKKILMDPGSSADVLFYSTFQKMKLSDKNLQHSSGELVGFSGERVSIQGYIWLQTTFGEYPNSKTVDIQYLVVDNKVITIHGDQKEAS; from the coding sequence ATGACGGACGAACACAGTCATGCTCCTTCAAGCACCAATCAAGCCGAAATCTTAGCAATCAATAAGGCCCTCAAGGCCAAAAATCAGAGAATATCCAAACTCTTGCGACAGATGGAGCATGATCATAGCAAAAGAGGAGAACACAAAAAtactgaaaataaaaacaacaaTGATGAACACACCTCGGAAACTAAGCACACCATTCCCAAAGCCACAAAAACAACCACCAAAAGAACCAACCCCTTTACAAAGGAGGTCATGAGTTTTGAAatgcccaaaaacttcaccctGCCTTCAACCCTAAAATCCTACCAAGGAATAGGAGACCCAAATGTTCATGTTACCAAGTTCCATGCTATGATGTTCATGAACAAAGAATCTAACCCGATCCTGTGCCGCACCTTCCCAACCTTCCTGGATGGAGCTGCCTTGATTTGGTTCTCTAACCTCCTAGAAGGTTCCATCTCAAACTTCGATGAGCTGGTCGACCAGTTTATCAATCATTTTGCCGCATCAAAAATATACGTCCACAATTCTGATTACCTAAGCACCATCAAACAAGGGTCAAACAAAAGTCTAAAAGACTACATGACCAAGTTCACCGAAGCAACCAACGAGATACCCAACCTAAATCCTGAAGTCCACCTCTACGCCCTAAAGAGCGGTCTCTGTCCAGGAAAATTCCAAGAATCTATAGTCATAGCAAAGCCAAAGACCCTGGCCGAGTTCCAAGAAAAAGCAACAACtcagattgaaattgaagaatttCGAGCACTGCGAAAAGCGGAAAAACCCACCCCAAACAAAGAAGAGGAAAGACAAAACAGGCACTCAAATAGCAGAACAGACCAGAGATCATTCAGGCTAACACCCAAGTTCGACAGCTACACCCCCCTTAATGCAAGGAGGGAGGACATTATAAGAGACATACTGCACTCAAAACTTATCAAACCCCCAAACAGGGCCGGTACATATAAAGACCAGCGACACGTTGACAAATCCAAGTACTGCGCTTTCCACCAGAAGTATGGCCACACCATAGACGACTGCATTATAGCAAAAGATGTCCTTGAAAAGCTGGCCCGCCAAGGGCTATTGGACAACTATCTCGACGGACGTGAACGAAAGCGGAACACAGAGGACCTCAGCCAGCCATCCAAAACAAATGACAATCCCGGAGATAAAGGGAAAAAGGTAGACAATGATATCAATCTACCTCgcagaataataaattgcatcTTTGGTTGTTTTGCAGGTGGCGGATGCACAAACTCGGCAAGGAAAAGATCATACCGAGCTATGATGACGATGATAGAATCGAATCCATCCCAACCTACCAACAAGAACAAACCAGAAATTTCATTCATCCCTAAAGACTATAAGGCGAATGATCAAAACCTGGACGACCCTGTAGTCATCACAGCACAGGTCAGAGAGCCACTGGTAAAGAAAATCCTTATGGATCCGGGAAGCAGCGCAGACGTGCTGTTCTATTCAACATTCCAAAAGATGAAATTAAGTGACAAGAACCTCCAACACTCGTCCGGAGAACTAGTAGGTTTCTCAGGTGAGCGCGTCTCTATCCAAGGTTACATTTGGTTACAGACCACTTTTGGAGAATATCCTAACAGTAAAACAGTAGACATACAATACCTTGTCGTGGATAACAAGGTCATAACTATCCACGGAGACCAAAAGGAAGCCAGCTAG
- the LOC130943900 gene encoding protein YABBY 4-like, with protein MSSSSSSSSSSTTLSLDHIPPSEQLCYVHCNICDTVLAVSVPCTSLFKTVTVRCGHCTNLLPVNMRGLLLPSPNQFHFGHSFFSPTHNLLEEIPNPSPNFFMNQTNTPNEFSMPTRTVVDELPRPPIINRPPEKRQRVPSAYNRFIKDEIQRIKSVNPDITHREAFSAAAKNWAHFPHIHFGLMPDQTVKKTNVRQQEGEEVLMKDAGFYASANVGVSPY; from the exons ATGTCAtcatcctcctcctcttcttcttcttcaactacATTATCACTGGACCACATCCCTCCTTCCGAACAGCTTTGTTATGTTCACTGCAACATTTGTGACACTGTCCTTGCT GTGAGTGTTCCCTGCACAAGCTTGTTCAAGACGGTGACGGTGCGATGCGGCCATTGCACCAATCTGCTGCCGGTGAACATGCGAGGCCTTCTTCTTCCATCGCCCAATCAATTCCATTTCGGACACTCTTTCTTCTCCCCAACTCATAACCTTCTG GAGGAGATTCCGAATCCATCCCCAAATTTCTTCATGAACCAGACAAACACACCAAATGAATTCTCCATGCCTACTAGGACTGTTGTTGATGAGCTTCCACGCCCACCTATCATAAACAGAC CTCCTGAGAAGAGACAGAGAGTCCCATCCGCTTACAACCGCTTCATTAA GGACGAGATCCAACGCATTAAGTCTGTCAATCCTGATATAACCCACAGAGAGGCCTTCAGTGCAGCTGCCAAGAAT TGGGCCCACTTCCCACACATTCACTTTGGTCTCATGCCTGATCAGACTGTGAAGAAGACAAACGTGCGCCAGCAG GAAGGAGAAGAGGTTCTGATGAAAGATGCTGGGTTTTATGCTTCGGCTAATGTTGGTGTTTCACCCTACTGA